The following are encoded in a window of Panulirus ornatus isolate Po-2019 chromosome 6, ASM3632096v1, whole genome shotgun sequence genomic DNA:
- the LOC139749030 gene encoding mitochondrial transcription rescue factor 1 isoform X2, protein MIEHHENGTVFQQMHRQHSKWSCDPQWQGDLMLEYFYHHSNNKFTDEDDSDYGDDFELESGSGFRDVRIKVPSLRMDAILKAGLNMSRNKVETAFYASKIRINGDKVLKKSNQVHEGDELDVVQNVSSVNPDLLNISRIVLLRVGKYDEDSDKFEIKLRKYPQLLVPKYGGFPSEEDDPNVPH, encoded by the exons ATGATTGAGCACCATGAAAATGGCACTGTATTTCAACAAAtgcatagacaacacagcaagtgGTCATGTGATCCTCAGTGGCAGGGGGATTTAATGTTGGAATATTTCTACCATCATTCCAACAACAAG TTTACTGATGAAGATGAcagtgattatggtgatgattttGAGTTAGAATCAGGATCAGGTTTCCGTGATGTGAGGATAAAAGTACCCTCTTTACGAATGGATGCCATTCTTAAGGCAGGGCTTAACATGTCTCGGAA TAAGGTGGAGACAGCATTCTATGCAAGTAAAATTCGCATTAATGGAGACAAGGTTCTTAAAAAGAGTAATCAG gtACATGAAGGAGATGAATTGGATGTAGTCCAGAACGTATCCAGCGTAAATCCAGACCTCTTGAATATTTCTCGTATTGTTCTCTTAAGGGTAGGAAAGTATGATGAGGATTCAGATAAGTTTGAGATCAAGCTTCGTAAATATCCACAGTTATTAGTTCCAAAGTATGGTGGTTTTCCAAGTGAAGAGGATGATCCCAATGTACCTCACTGA
- the LOC139749030 gene encoding uncharacterized protein isoform X1, translated as MNLRLSSLGVKSTRFLTPRCLLNSASRDFGFITSPRTPVILPRSSSSPVCYRTEDGFLSPSRNLCLLAPINPSICLVQPPHQSSCNYLKPKLISVVYGRRNKASKRKGGYKRGGKQVEEEFTDEDDSDYGDDFELESGSGFRDVRIKVPSLRMDAILKAGLNMSRNKVETAFYASKIRINGDKVLKKSNQVHEGDELDVVQNVSSVNPDLLNISRIVLLRVGKYDEDSDKFEIKLRKYPQLLVPKYGGFPSEEDDPNVPH; from the exons ATGAACTTGAGACTTTCAAGTCTTGGTGTTAAATCCACACGATTTTTGACACCAAGATGTCTTTTGAATAGTGCATCCCGTGACTTTGGCTTCATAACGAGTCCTCGAACGCCAGTCATACTACCAAGATCATCATCAAGTCCTGTTTGCTACAGGACTGAAGACGGCTTCCTTTCACCTTCGAGGAACCTGTGTCTTCTTGCTCCTATTAACCCTTCGATATGTCTTGTCCAGCCTCCTCATCAGTCATCCTGCAATTATCTGAAGCCAAAATTAATAAGCGTGGTATATGGGAGAAGAAACAAGGCTTCGAAGAGGAAAGGTGGATACAAAAGAGGCGGCAAACAAGTAGAAGAGGAG TTTACTGATGAAGATGAcagtgattatggtgatgattttGAGTTAGAATCAGGATCAGGTTTCCGTGATGTGAGGATAAAAGTACCCTCTTTACGAATGGATGCCATTCTTAAGGCAGGGCTTAACATGTCTCGGAA TAAGGTGGAGACAGCATTCTATGCAAGTAAAATTCGCATTAATGGAGACAAGGTTCTTAAAAAGAGTAATCAG gtACATGAAGGAGATGAATTGGATGTAGTCCAGAACGTATCCAGCGTAAATCCAGACCTCTTGAATATTTCTCGTATTGTTCTCTTAAGGGTAGGAAAGTATGATGAGGATTCAGATAAGTTTGAGATCAAGCTTCGTAAATATCCACAGTTATTAGTTCCAAAGTATGGTGGTTTTCCAAGTGAAGAGGATGATCCCAATGTACCTCACTGA